A stretch of the Sulfolobus acidocaldarius SUSAZ genome encodes the following:
- a CDS encoding 3-isopropylmalate dehydrogenase (catalyzes the oxidation of 3-isopropylmalate to 3-carboxy-4-methyl-2-oxopentanoate and the decarboxylation of 3-methylmalate to 2-oxobutyrate and of D-malate to pyruvate; involved in leucine and isoleucine biosynthesis) produces the protein MGFVVALIQGDGIGPEVVSKSKTILARLNEKFSLSIEYIEVEAGDTTKNKFGDALPKDSLRVIEKADMILKGPVGETAADVVVKLRLMYDLYANLRPAKSLPGLENKFGDVDILVVRENTEDLYKGLEHVISDGVTVGIKVITRAASTRIAQVALNQALRRKKKVVCVHKSNVMRITDGLFAESCRNVLKGKVEYSEMYVDAAAANLVRNPQAFDVIVTENTYGDILSDEAGQIAGSLGISPSANIGDRKSLFEPVHGAAFDIAGKNIANPTAFLLSVGMMLDRMQELSGDMKYNSAAKSLRDAIYSVYSEGKYLTPDVGGSSTTDEMISAIRSKIG, from the coding sequence ATGGGTTTTGTTGTAGCATTAATTCAAGGAGACGGTATAGGTCCGGAAGTTGTTAGTAAATCAAAAACCATATTAGCTAGGTTAAATGAAAAGTTCAGTCTCTCCATAGAATATATTGAGGTAGAAGCTGGAGATACTACTAAAAATAAGTTCGGTGATGCATTACCTAAAGACTCATTAAGAGTAATAGAGAAAGCTGATATGATTTTGAAGGGTCCTGTGGGCGAGACTGCTGCTGATGTTGTAGTTAAACTAAGACTTATGTATGATTTGTATGCAAATTTAAGACCTGCTAAATCTCTTCCTGGTCTAGAAAATAAATTCGGAGATGTTGATATCTTAGTAGTTAGAGAGAATACAGAAGATCTATACAAGGGTTTAGAACATGTTATCTCTGATGGAGTTACAGTGGGTATTAAAGTTATAACTCGCGCTGCCTCAACAAGAATAGCTCAAGTTGCACTAAATCAAGCATTGAGAAGAAAGAAAAAGGTAGTTTGTGTCCATAAATCGAATGTTATGAGAATTACAGATGGGTTGTTTGCGGAATCATGTAGAAATGTATTGAAAGGAAAAGTGGAGTACTCTGAGATGTATGTTGATGCAGCTGCTGCCAACTTAGTTAGGAATCCCCAAGCATTCGATGTAATAGTTACTGAGAATACTTACGGTGATATATTAAGTGATGAGGCAGGTCAAATAGCAGGTAGTCTAGGTATATCCCCCTCGGCTAATATCGGTGACAGGAAGTCTTTATTTGAGCCAGTACATGGAGCAGCATTCGATATTGCTGGCAAGAATATAGCTAATCCCACTGCTTTTCTTTTATCAGTAGGTATGATGTTAGATAGAATGCAAGAACTCTCGGGTGACATGAAATACAATAGTGCAGCTAAATCTTTAAGAGACGCTATATATTCAGTGTATTCTGAAGGGAAATATCTAACGCCTGATGTAGGCGGAAGTTCTACAACGGATGAAATGATAAGCGCAATACGGAGTAAAATAGGTTAA
- a CDS encoding isoleucyl-tRNA synthase has product MTSKFDPLKFEEEVLKYWDDNKIYKKLKEINEKNHKKFLFIDGPPYPSSPIPHIGTVWNKTIKDCILRYERLMGYSVKDQPGYDTHGLPIEVETEKRLGIKSKAEIIEKIGVDNFISKCKEFAINNSKSLTQNFRNLGIFMDWENPYFTFNNDYISNSWAVIKKAYERGLLYKGVHVLHWCSRCETTLADYEVSEYRDLEDPSIYVKFRVKGEPNRYLVIWTTTPWTLPANVFVMVNKDFEYADVRVGDEILVIAKDRVKELMKEARIKEYKILRVYKGEELIGLEYEHPLADIVNAQSKINNHHKVLDGGEAVTLQEGTGLVHSAPGHGDIDFEIGKKYDMPVVMLVNDKGEFTQDSGKYAGKYVRSASEEIISDLKQRNALVYASKIVHRYPVCWRCKTPLILRAIEQWFIAVSKLKDNLMGEIDRVRWIPDWGKTRIGNMVKEVRDWVISRQRFWGIPLPIWVCSNCENIIVVGGVDELNKISINQVPQDLHRPWIDSVVVRCEKCGGEARRISDVADVWFDSGVAFFASLGKDWRKKWSELGPVDLVLEGHDQLRGWFFSLLRTGVILMDRAPYEAVLVHGFMLDEQGKEMHKSSGNYVEPSQVVSKYGRDTLRLWLLRNTTWEDAKFSWKSLDMTRRDLNIIWNVYVFANTYMSLDEFKYSKYSYQDIKDYLKLEDIWLLSRYYRMLKEVTEAMKEYKVHELANKVTTFIIDDISRFYLRVTRKRAWNEANDPDKIAMYYVLYHVLKGSLILLSTVIPFAAEKIYLDFVQERLESISMEKIPEIKEEFINEEIEEAFEIAKEIIDAGLNARAKAGIKLRWPLKEVYVFLVSDKDRRSIEKITDVLSSLLNSKSIIIEGIDGYKRFSKIRATPNTGSIGPTFKRLSVKVAEYIQNNSDKVAQDIVSKGYHEFNVDSENLRLDISHVNLVEEVEKGYASARFSKGVVLLKQEMSKEEEEEGIIRDLIRRIQFMRKQLSLNVNEYILLSIRAPNDKVDLIKKWEQYIKNETRAKELRIGDVSGDLIQDWDVEEETYTIGVSKADVSVS; this is encoded by the coding sequence TTGACATCCAAATTTGATCCTTTGAAATTTGAGGAAGAAGTTCTCAAGTACTGGGATGATAACAAGATATATAAAAAATTAAAGGAGATAAATGAGAAAAATCACAAAAAATTCTTATTTATAGACGGTCCACCATATCCTTCAAGTCCTATACCTCACATAGGTACAGTCTGGAACAAAACCATTAAAGACTGTATATTACGGTACGAGAGATTAATGGGATATTCTGTTAAAGATCAGCCTGGGTATGATACCCATGGATTACCCATTGAAGTCGAGACTGAGAAAAGGCTGGGTATAAAAAGTAAGGCTGAGATCATAGAAAAAATTGGAGTAGACAACTTTATCTCTAAATGTAAAGAGTTTGCAATTAACAATTCTAAATCTCTAACCCAGAATTTCAGAAATTTAGGTATTTTCATGGATTGGGAAAATCCATACTTTACATTCAATAATGATTATATATCTAACTCATGGGCTGTAATAAAAAAAGCATACGAAAGAGGACTACTTTATAAAGGAGTCCATGTCCTGCATTGGTGTTCAAGATGTGAGACCACATTAGCGGACTACGAGGTTTCCGAGTATAGAGACTTAGAAGATCCGTCCATATACGTTAAGTTCAGGGTAAAAGGTGAGCCTAATAGATATCTGGTTATCTGGACTACCACGCCATGGACGTTGCCCGCAAATGTTTTTGTTATGGTAAATAAGGATTTTGAGTATGCTGATGTAAGAGTTGGAGATGAAATACTAGTTATAGCTAAGGACAGGGTAAAGGAATTGATGAAAGAGGCTAGGATAAAGGAGTATAAAATATTACGCGTGTATAAGGGTGAGGAATTAATAGGATTAGAGTATGAGCATCCTCTTGCAGATATAGTTAATGCCCAATCAAAAATAAATAACCACCATAAAGTCCTAGATGGCGGAGAGGCTGTAACACTACAAGAGGGTACAGGTCTTGTTCATTCTGCACCAGGACACGGTGATATTGACTTTGAAATAGGTAAAAAGTATGATATGCCTGTAGTAATGCTTGTAAATGATAAGGGTGAATTTACTCAAGATTCTGGTAAATATGCTGGTAAGTATGTAAGAAGTGCATCAGAGGAGATAATATCCGACTTAAAACAAAGGAATGCATTAGTTTATGCCAGTAAAATCGTTCACAGATATCCAGTTTGCTGGAGATGTAAAACACCATTGATACTAAGAGCTATAGAGCAATGGTTTATTGCAGTATCTAAATTGAAAGACAATCTTATGGGAGAAATAGACAGAGTAAGATGGATTCCTGATTGGGGAAAGACGAGAATAGGAAATATGGTAAAAGAAGTTAGAGATTGGGTAATAAGTAGGCAAAGATTCTGGGGTATTCCTCTTCCAATATGGGTTTGTAGTAATTGTGAAAATATTATTGTGGTAGGAGGTGTAGATGAATTAAATAAGATCTCTATAAACCAAGTGCCACAGGATTTGCATAGACCATGGATAGATAGCGTAGTGGTTAGATGTGAAAAATGTGGAGGAGAAGCGAGAAGGATCTCAGATGTAGCAGATGTATGGTTTGACAGCGGTGTAGCATTCTTCGCTAGTTTAGGGAAAGACTGGAGGAAAAAATGGAGCGAACTAGGTCCAGTAGACTTAGTTTTAGAAGGACATGATCAATTAAGGGGTTGGTTCTTTAGTTTGTTGAGAACTGGAGTAATATTGATGGATAGAGCACCTTATGAGGCAGTGTTAGTGCATGGGTTTATGTTAGATGAACAGGGAAAAGAGATGCATAAAAGTTCAGGAAATTACGTTGAACCCTCTCAAGTTGTTTCAAAATACGGTAGAGATACGTTAAGATTATGGTTACTTAGAAATACTACATGGGAAGATGCAAAATTCTCTTGGAAAAGTCTAGATATGACTAGAAGGGATTTGAATATAATATGGAATGTTTATGTATTTGCTAACACTTACATGTCATTAGACGAATTTAAATATTCTAAGTATTCTTATCAAGATATAAAAGACTATTTAAAACTAGAAGATATATGGCTCTTATCGAGATACTATAGGATGCTTAAGGAAGTCACAGAGGCAATGAAGGAATATAAAGTTCACGAACTCGCTAATAAAGTAACGACATTCATAATAGATGATATTAGCAGATTTTATTTACGAGTTACTAGAAAACGTGCATGGAATGAGGCTAATGATCCAGATAAGATAGCAATGTATTACGTACTTTATCACGTCCTAAAAGGTTCTCTAATTCTCCTTTCCACTGTAATTCCTTTCGCCGCAGAGAAAATATATCTTGACTTTGTACAAGAAAGATTAGAATCTATAAGTATGGAGAAAATACCAGAAATAAAGGAGGAGTTTATCAACGAAGAGATAGAAGAGGCTTTCGAAATAGCCAAGGAAATTATAGATGCAGGTCTTAATGCTAGGGCTAAAGCTGGAATAAAATTGAGATGGCCTTTGAAAGAAGTTTATGTGTTCCTAGTATCAGATAAGGACAGAAGGTCAATAGAAAAAATAACAGATGTCTTATCTTCCTTACTAAATTCTAAGTCAATTATAATAGAAGGCATAGATGGTTACAAGAGATTTAGTAAGATAAGAGCCACTCCAAATACCGGAAGTATAGGTCCTACATTTAAGAGGTTGAGTGTTAAAGTAGCAGAATATATACAGAATAACTCTGATAAAGTTGCACAAGATATAGTGAGTAAAGGCTACCACGAATTTAATGTTGATTCCGAAAATCTCAGACTTGATATATCGCATGTTAATTTAGTTGAAGAGGTTGAAAAGGGCTATGCATCAGCAAGATTTAGTAAAGGAGTAGTATTACTCAAACAAGAAATGAGTAAGGAGGAGGAAGAAGAAGGAATAATAAGGGATCTAATAAGAAGGATTCAATTCATGAGAAAACAATTGTCATTAAATGTAAATGAATACATATTATTGTCTATAAGAGCGCCTAATGATAAAGTAGATCTAATAAAGAAGTGGGAGCAATATATCAAGAATGAAACTAGAGCTAAGGAATTACGTATAGGAGACGTTTCAGGTGATTTAATTCAAGATTGGGATGTAGAAGAAGAAACATATACTATAGGAGTATCTAAGGCAGATGTTTCCGTTTCCTAG
- a CDS encoding exosome complex exonuclease, whose protein sequence is MSITPSNQNIVPTVKKDMILSALERGVRLDGRKPNEYRQLKVTLGYAKKAEGSALVKLGNTLVLAGVKLEEDSPYPDTPNQGNLIVNVELLPLAYETFEPGPPDENSIELARIVDRSLRDSKAIDLSKLVIAPGKKVWTLWVDVYVLDYDGNILDACMLASIAAIYDTKLPKVEVEGDEIKINKEERLSIPLVNYPVVTVTTAKIGKYVVVDPNLDEESIADAKLSISYTKEGTIVGLQKNYSGNLTFKEIDAMESTARATSQFLFEELKKQINLY, encoded by the coding sequence ATGTCAATTACTCCTTCAAATCAAAATATAGTTCCGACCGTTAAAAAAGACATGATATTATCTGCATTGGAGAGGGGAGTTAGATTAGACGGAAGGAAGCCTAATGAGTATAGACAACTAAAAGTAACTTTGGGTTATGCTAAAAAAGCTGAAGGCTCAGCACTAGTAAAATTAGGTAACACACTAGTATTAGCAGGAGTTAAATTAGAGGAAGACTCTCCTTACCCCGATACACCTAATCAAGGTAACTTAATTGTTAACGTTGAGCTATTACCATTAGCCTATGAAACATTTGAACCTGGTCCACCCGATGAGAATTCCATAGAGCTAGCTAGAATAGTTGATCGTAGTTTAAGAGATTCTAAAGCTATTGACCTTTCAAAATTAGTTATTGCGCCAGGGAAGAAAGTATGGACATTATGGGTTGATGTATACGTTCTTGATTATGACGGAAACATATTAGACGCATGTATGCTAGCTTCTATAGCTGCAATTTATGACACAAAACTCCCCAAAGTAGAAGTAGAAGGTGACGAAATAAAGATAAATAAAGAAGAAAGGCTAAGTATACCTTTAGTTAATTATCCTGTAGTTACTGTGACTACGGCAAAGATAGGCAAATACGTTGTAGTTGATCCAAATTTAGATGAAGAAAGTATAGCAGATGCTAAGCTTTCAATTTCATATACGAAAGAAGGCACAATTGTTGGATTGCAGAAAAATTATTCTGGCAATTTGACATTTAAAGAAATAGACGCAATGGAAAGTACAGCAAGAGCTACATCTCAATTTTTGTTCGAAGAGCTTAAAAAGCAGATAAACTTGTATTAA
- the fusA gene encoding elongation factor EF-2 (EF-2; EF-G; promotes GTP-dependent translocation of the ribosome during translation): protein MPRYKTVEQVLSLMKDVTRVRNIGIIAHVDHGKTTTSDTLLAASGIISQKVAGEALALDYLSVEQQRGITVKAANISLYHEIDGKGYVINLIDTPGHVDFSGRVTRSLRVLDGSIVVIDAVEGIMTQTETVLRQSLEERVRPILFINKVDRLIKELKLSSQEIQKRLIDLIIEVNNLIETYGEPEFKDQWKIKPELGNVVFGSAKDKWGFSVPMAGKRGVKFSDVVNAYTSGDKAKIEELASKVPIHEALLDAVIKFVPNPRDSQKYRIPKIWKGDLDSEIAKAMINADPNGPIVMMINDMKVDPHAGLVATGRVFSGTLRAGEEVWLVNAKRQQRILQVSLYMGAIRELAEEIPVGNIAAALGMDAARSGETGVDIRFKDSVLGSFEKLHYISEPVVTISVEPRNPKDLTKMIDALRKLSIEDSNLVVKINEETGEYLLSGMGFLHLEVSLQLLKENYGLDVVTTPPIVVYRESIRNKSQVFEGKSPNKHNKLYISVEPLNNQTIDLIANGTIKEDMDNKEMAKILRDQAEWDYDEAKKIVAIDENINVFIDATSGVQHLREIMDTLLQGFRLAMKEGPLAFEPVRGVKVVLHDAVVHEDPAHRGPAQLYPAVRNAIFAGILTSKPTLLEPLQKLDIRIPMEYLGNVTAVITRKRGKVINVVQTGNVARVYAEIPVGESFELASELRASSAGRAFWGTEFSRWAPVPDSILVDLIMKIRERKGKPKQLPKVEDFIS, encoded by the coding sequence TTGCCAAGATATAAGACTGTTGAACAAGTGCTTAGTTTAATGAAAGATGTTACAAGAGTAAGAAATATAGGGATTATAGCACACGTTGATCACGGTAAGACAACTACTAGTGATACACTTTTAGCCGCATCAGGAATAATTTCACAGAAAGTTGCTGGAGAAGCGCTTGCATTAGATTATCTATCAGTAGAGCAACAGAGAGGAATTACAGTAAAAGCAGCAAACATTAGTTTGTATCACGAAATAGATGGAAAAGGTTATGTAATCAATTTGATTGATACGCCAGGACACGTAGATTTCAGTGGTAGAGTTACCAGAAGTTTAAGAGTTTTAGACGGTTCTATAGTAGTTATTGATGCTGTAGAAGGAATAATGACACAGACGGAAACTGTTCTGAGGCAAAGTTTAGAAGAAAGGGTAAGACCTATATTATTTATAAATAAAGTAGACAGACTCATAAAAGAGCTTAAGCTTAGTTCTCAAGAAATTCAAAAGAGATTAATAGATTTGATTATAGAAGTTAATAACCTAATAGAGACATATGGTGAGCCTGAGTTTAAAGATCAGTGGAAGATAAAGCCGGAGTTAGGAAACGTTGTCTTTGGTTCAGCTAAGGATAAGTGGGGCTTTAGCGTGCCAATGGCTGGAAAAAGAGGAGTTAAATTTAGTGATGTAGTGAATGCTTACACTAGTGGTGATAAAGCTAAGATTGAAGAACTGGCAAGTAAGGTGCCTATACACGAGGCATTGTTAGATGCAGTCATAAAGTTTGTACCTAACCCAAGAGATTCTCAAAAGTATAGAATTCCCAAAATCTGGAAAGGTGATTTAGATAGTGAAATAGCCAAAGCAATGATTAATGCCGATCCAAATGGTCCAATAGTTATGATGATAAACGATATGAAAGTTGATCCTCATGCTGGTTTAGTAGCTACAGGTAGAGTATTCTCAGGTACTTTAAGAGCAGGAGAAGAAGTTTGGCTAGTGAATGCTAAGAGACAGCAGAGGATATTACAAGTAAGCCTGTACATGGGTGCAATAAGGGAGTTGGCTGAAGAAATACCTGTAGGTAACATTGCTGCGGCTCTGGGAATGGATGCTGCAAGATCCGGAGAAACAGGAGTTGATATTAGATTTAAGGACAGTGTTCTTGGCTCATTTGAGAAGTTACATTATATATCAGAACCTGTGGTCACCATATCTGTAGAACCTAGGAATCCTAAAGATTTAACAAAGATGATAGACGCTTTGAGGAAATTAAGCATAGAAGATTCTAATTTGGTAGTAAAGATAAATGAAGAGACAGGCGAATATTTGCTGTCAGGTATGGGATTCCTTCACTTAGAGGTTTCGTTGCAGTTACTAAAGGAGAATTATGGATTAGATGTAGTAACAACTCCTCCTATAGTAGTCTACAGAGAGAGTATAAGGAACAAGAGTCAGGTTTTTGAAGGTAAGTCTCCTAACAAGCACAACAAGCTATACATAAGTGTAGAACCATTGAACAACCAGACTATAGATCTAATAGCGAACGGAACAATAAAAGAAGATATGGATAATAAGGAGATGGCTAAAATTTTGAGAGATCAGGCTGAATGGGACTACGATGAGGCAAAGAAAATAGTTGCTATCGACGAGAATATAAATGTCTTTATAGATGCCACTAGCGGTGTTCAACACCTAAGGGAAATCATGGATACATTGCTTCAAGGTTTTAGGCTTGCAATGAAAGAAGGACCCCTTGCGTTTGAGCCTGTAAGAGGGGTTAAAGTCGTATTGCATGATGCTGTAGTACACGAAGATCCTGCACATAGAGGTCCTGCACAGCTATATCCTGCAGTCAGAAATGCAATATTTGCAGGCATTCTAACATCTAAACCAACATTGTTAGAACCATTGCAGAAATTAGATATAAGAATACCAATGGAGTATTTAGGGAATGTAACTGCTGTTATTACAAGAAAGAGAGGAAAGGTTATAAATGTAGTTCAAACTGGAAATGTGGCAAGGGTATATGCTGAAATACCTGTTGGTGAATCTTTTGAGTTAGCAAGCGAGCTAAGAGCATCAAGCGCAGGAAGAGCCTTCTGGGGTACAGAGTTTAGCAGATGGGCACCGGTTCCTGATTCAATATTAGTAGATCTAATTATGAAGATTAGGGAAAGAAAAGGAAAGCCCAAGCAGTTGCCTAAAGTTGAAGATTTCATATCGTGA
- a CDS encoding 2-haloalkanoic acid dehalogenase: MEENNLFRDVKAIFFDFDNTLVSFDEVEDNALLTVAKDIYNFVKDNYSSEISQDKITELVISRAKKMNEDGIYDRKSWWKSVLDQLNVSAESEELYQWTQLYWSIASQNTPYEDALDLLEYLKKKGFKLGIITNSDGEGGDKRLRLSRFPLLHYFNIIVIGGENNIKPKPDLQPFIISCEKFGLFSYQCLMIGDDPIKDCLAAKKAGLKSILVDRKNKVKFAELYADYVVNNLREVEELF, translated from the coding sequence ATGGAAGAGAATAATTTATTTCGGGACGTTAAAGCAATTTTTTTTGACTTTGATAATACATTAGTTTCTTTTGATGAAGTAGAAGATAATGCTCTGCTTACGGTAGCCAAGGATATATATAATTTCGTTAAAGATAATTATTCATCTGAAATAAGTCAAGATAAAATAACAGAATTAGTGATCTCTAGAGCAAAGAAAATGAATGAGGATGGCATATATGACAGAAAGTCCTGGTGGAAATCAGTTCTAGATCAATTAAACGTTTCGGCGGAATCTGAGGAATTATATCAGTGGACTCAGTTATATTGGAGTATAGCCTCGCAGAATACTCCTTATGAGGATGCCTTGGACTTACTTGAATATTTAAAAAAGAAGGGATTTAAATTAGGGATAATAACTAATAGTGATGGAGAGGGAGGAGATAAGCGGCTTAGGTTATCAAGATTTCCACTATTACATTACTTTAATATTATAGTTATAGGTGGAGAAAACAATATAAAACCCAAGCCAGACCTTCAACCATTTATAATATCTTGTGAGAAATTTGGTTTATTTTCATATCAATGTTTAATGATTGGAGATGATCCCATAAAGGACTGTTTAGCCGCTAAGAAGGCTGGTCTTAAATCCATCTTAGTGGATAGAAAAAATAAGGTTAAGTTCGCAGAACTCTATGCAGATTATGTAGTAAATAATCTTAGGGAAGTTGAAGAGCTATTTTGA
- a CDS encoding prefoldin subunit beta (GimC subunit beta; protein folding chaperone pathway ATP-independent; forms a heterohexamer of alpha(2)beta(4)) — protein sequence MTERLPPELQTELVKLQQLQEQLNRVIAERSVIDSQLREVNKVLDELKQLPSDTIIYKIVGNLLVKVNKDNVEKELDDQKTILELRSRTYQNQETKLRTQLEEKQKKVNEMLSKYYPQRGAGAKA from the coding sequence ATGACTGAGAGACTTCCACCTGAACTTCAAACAGAGTTAGTTAAACTGCAACAGCTTCAAGAGCAGTTGAACAGAGTTATAGCAGAAAGAAGTGTTATTGATAGTCAGTTGAGAGAAGTAAATAAGGTTTTAGATGAATTAAAACAATTACCTTCTGATACAATTATTTATAAGATAGTGGGCAATCTACTTGTAAAGGTAAACAAGGATAATGTAGAGAAAGAACTAGATGATCAAAAAACCATATTGGAATTAAGGTCTAGGACATATCAGAATCAAGAAACTAAATTGAGAACACAGTTAGAGGAGAAGCAGAAGAAAGTAAATGAGATGTTATCTAAATACTACCCACAGAGAGGGGCAGGGGCAAAGGCTTAA
- a CDS encoding 50S ribosomal protein L37 — MGRVTGIAGRFGARYGSSTRKKWKEVMERRYMPHQCPYCKTTGKVVRIASGIWYCRKCETKWTGLAYTPY, encoded by the coding sequence ATGGGTAGAGTAACTGGTATTGCAGGGAGATTTGGAGCCAGATATGGATCATCTACAAGGAAGAAATGGAAAGAGGTCATGGAAAGAAGATATATGCCACACCAATGTCCTTATTGTAAGACTACGGGTAAAGTAGTCAGAATTGCTTCCGGAATATGGTACTGTAGAAAATGTGAAACAAAGTGGACAGGTCTTGCTTATACACCCTATTAG
- a CDS encoding Brix domain-containing protein has protein sequence MLIHPIRVLLTSSRDSSSRIRSFLNELSYIIPDSFKINRGRQSLDDIFKRSRLYGASYIVIVSSSKGNPGRFLVYNTHTSIREFDIKIQGITLLKEIGGRESKVVSKRIQVGCIGELSNTLVKNLFTNLGYTGVENCESYVNGRYIEKINDKNIYEVKFLDAHNNIIGPTIRFLVDEGSNKY, from the coding sequence TTGCTTATACACCCTATTAGGGTGTTGTTAACCTCAAGTAGAGATTCTTCATCGCGTATAAGGAGTTTTTTAAATGAGCTTTCTTATATAATTCCCGATTCCTTTAAAATAAATAGGGGTAGGCAAAGTTTAGACGATATTTTTAAGAGATCTCGATTATATGGGGCTTCCTATATAGTAATAGTAAGTTCTAGCAAAGGAAATCCTGGAAGGTTCTTAGTATATAATACGCATACATCTATTAGGGAATTTGATATTAAGATACAAGGTATAACTTTACTTAAGGAGATAGGAGGTAGAGAAAGTAAAGTTGTGAGTAAAAGAATACAAGTCGGTTGTATAGGAGAATTATCTAACACTCTTGTTAAAAACTTATTCACGAATCTTGGGTATACTGGAGTAGAGAATTGTGAATCATATGTAAATGGTAGATATATTGAAAAGATAAATGACAAAAATATTTATGAAGTGAAGTTCTTAGATGCTCATAATAATATAATAGGTCCTACTATTAGATTTTTGGTGGATGAAGGTTCTAATAAATATTGA
- a CDS encoding multidrug MFS transporter gives MLRIYADYREKASNVPDFLRELGAVVIFENLTVADYVISETIGIERKSVEDLVSSVFDKRFFDQLSRLSESYKEPYILIEGDLSQIRFITTKWKAVNSALVSAIIDYDLRVLFSLNKKDSAEVLYKLAEKISTKSNFRSINLHDKPKFENLKDIQLYVVESLPNVGEKLAKKLLEKFNTIENICKASISDLEKALGSRKRAEEIYRVLHTAYSSDNGTKKNVSLADFLAEDRNNDD, from the coding sequence GTGTTAAGAATTTATGCCGATTATAGGGAAAAGGCTAGTAATGTCCCAGATTTTTTAAGGGAGCTTGGTGCTGTTGTTATATTCGAGAATTTAACTGTAGCGGATTACGTTATTTCCGAGACAATAGGAATAGAGAGAAAGAGTGTGGAAGATCTTGTTAGCTCTGTTTTTGATAAGCGTTTTTTCGATCAGTTGAGCAGATTAAGTGAAAGTTACAAGGAACCATATATTTTAATTGAGGGAGATCTAAGTCAAATTAGGTTCATAACGACTAAATGGAAAGCCGTTAATTCTGCTTTAGTTAGTGCGATTATAGACTACGATTTAAGAGTCCTGTTTTCATTAAATAAGAAAGATTCTGCAGAAGTTTTATATAAATTAGCTGAAAAAATTTCTACTAAATCTAATTTTAGAAGTATAAATCTTCATGATAAACCTAAATTTGAGAATCTTAAGGACATTCAACTATATGTTGTGGAGTCATTGCCAAATGTAGGGGAAAAATTAGCAAAAAAACTATTGGAAAAGTTTAATACAATAGAGAATATTTGTAAAGCTTCTATATCGGATCTGGAGAAAGCATTAGGAAGTAGAAAAAGAGCCGAAGAAATATATAGAGTATTACACACTGCGTACTCATCTGATAACGGTACTAAGAAAAATGTGTCTTTGGCAGATTTCCTTGCTGAAGATAGAAATAATGATGACTAA